AAAGAGTGAAAAAGAGAGGAACAAAGTCAAGACTGGGAAATCTTGAGTGCGTAGCCGGAGGACGGGAGGTTTGGGGGAGAAGCTTTAACGAACCGTGATTGGCTCAATGTGGGCTATTTCTGCTGGAGCGATGATGATGGGGGCATACCCCCTGTTCGATGGGCCTAATTGATGAATGCCAAAACTTGCTGGGGATACTACCTTAGTAACTCCCACTTTGCTTCAACTTAGCAGGTCGTAGTAGGACCTGTGCGTTGGTTGTTTCTGCAAGATAAAGAGTCAAGAATCACGAATTTGTAAAGAACGTGGGAAACTAAACAAAGCTAGAGGACTGACAGCTGTATGAAGAAAGTACATATGAACTCAATTGACAAAAAAAGAAGCTCTGAGTTATAGTCTACGCCAAGACAAGGTATTCGGTACAGCCGCGGTGTTATAGTTTATTACCACCTGTTCATAACAAGATCAAATGCAGCCCGTAGACAGGTACCTACAGCTTGGCTTACATGAGTCCTACACAGTTCAATAGGGACAAGCAGGAACGGGCGATTAAACCATACATGGCTTTGCTAAATACTGAAATCTTTAAAACTAGGTGGACAATCATTGCTCGGAATCTTGACTGAATCTTTGAGTCTTGATTGAaccttttatttttactcaAACTCGCCGACGATCTAGGGTAGTATCTAAAACACATGGATGTTTTTAAGAACCGTTGCGTCCGGAACAGGTCCATTTCGCCTCCTCCCCAACCAAGACGACAAGATATCATGGCCGTAATTGACCGGAGCCATCCGCGGTATATCGTTGGGACGGAGTACACTCGCAACGGGAGTAAACCGGTCACCAGGGCCGAGGTTCAGCGCATCCGGAATCAACGTCCTTTGATCCGAAATATCCCCGGCAACCTACCAACAACCTTATCGCATTTCGGTTTCTGCCAACAGTAATAGCCTGTTCGTTCTCTTATATCTTTATGCTTGTTCCAGGAACACTTGAGACAGAGAAGTGTTGTCGCTATAGTCTTGGTGGTTTTCCCACGCCGATCAGGGTGTGGTAATAGTCGGTATCAACACGAGTTAGTCTCTATTTTCCGCCCTTTAGAAACATCCAGAAGCCAAGGATCCAAGCAAGTGGATGTTAACTTCATCCTTGATCGCTCGCTCCCCAGAAGCGGAATATTTTGCTTTGCTACACAGGTCTTAGTAGATCTCGACTTGATATGTTTTTACTATCTTGGCATTGTTGAACTACCGATACACCACTTGGCTTGCGGCTTCTTTTGCTAAAAGTTACCATTTCCATGTTGTTACCATTATATCAATGGCCATACGGGTTAACTGAGGCACTCGTTTGCCTGAGTAAAGCTTTGCTTGATGGGCAAACAGTTCTGATTAACTTATTGACACATGTGTTGGCATCTCAAAAGTTCGGTGACGtcagtaaaaagtaaaattgtGAACAAGACGACACTACGTGCACtggagtaaaaaaaaagatagtGTTGCTGGTCTTGTTAAGGGCTGTGTTCTCATCTGTAACTCAAACCTCAAGTGTGGCACAACCTTAGATCGTGGCTGATCACACGTGATGTGGCAGTACAAGGCTCTTGGAGTCCCCAAGGTGCCTGACCCAATCGGGAGCTAAGCTTCCCTCCAAGAAGGCAGCCTCAAGACTACGTACGTGCGGCCACAACAATCACTGCATCAACATCACATCACGACCTTTGTTTTCGACTTTACCGCGCCTACACAACCAAGACTGCGCATTGATTTCTCGGCAACCTCATACAGGATTCGTTGTATCAAATACCTATCTACGAAGCAACGATGCCTACCACAACGGCAGAAACCCTCTCCCTCGTCACCCGAAACGTCACCGTTGCGCCCCTCGTTCTTCTCTCCGCTGTCGACCACTACAATCGAACCGTTTCCACAAAGACAAAGCGACGAGTAGTTGGCGTTCTACTTGGTCAAAACGATGGAAACGATGTGAGAGTGTCAAACAGCTTTGCTGGTGTGTTATCTTAATGCTATTAGACCACAAGTTGGGCGGCGCTTACAATGATGATTGCAGTTCCCTTCGAAGAGGATGACAAGGACCCTTCAGTGTGGTTCCTTGACCACAACTACGTTGAATCAATGAACGATATGTTCAAAAAAGTCAACGCCCGAGAGAAGCTTATAGGATGGTACCACACCGGTCCCAAGCTCCGCGCATCTGATTTGGAGATCAACGAACTCTTCAAGCGCTACACACCCAACCCCCTCCTTGTTATTGTCGATGTCCAGCCTAAGGAATCAGGAGTGCCTACAGACGCCTACTTTGCCGTTGACGAGATCAAGGACGTATGTTGGCAATTAATACTAGCCGCAATCAACGAGCAATCTACTGACAGTTACTAGGACGGCACAACCACTGCTCGAACATTTGTCCATACTCCTTCCGTCATCGAGGCTGAGGAGGCAGAAGAGATTGGTGTTGAGCATCTGCTAAGAGATATCCGCGATGTCGCTGCGGGGACACTATCTACACGAGTCACAAACCAGTTGCAATCACTTCAAGGTTTACACCTGCGCCTGCGAGACATTGGCGCATACCTCCAGAAGGTCCTCGATAAACAACTACCCGTCAACCATGCGATCCTTGGAAACCTTCAGGATGTTTTCAACCTATTGCCTAATCTCTCTACGCCCGATAGAGATGGCAAGTCCGGTGGTGGTGAATTGGCATATGCGATGAGCGTCAAGACCAATGACCAGCTTATGGCTATTTACCTGAGCAGTCTGATCCGTGCCATCACGGCATTCCACGATCTTATCGAGAATAAGATCCAGAACAGGCAACAacaggaggagaaggaggccaagaaagaggagatcaacaacaaggatgagaagaaggagggcaCAAATGGTGCAAGCACTCAAGCCAAGGAAGGTGGTGACAAGGATAAGGAGAACAAGGAGACCAAGAAATAAACtacaaagacaaaagaccTGGCAGATGAACTAGACTTGGGCAGGGGTTCTTTGGCGTCCGGAGGAACCCACGGCGATGTCCTGACCAAAGGCTAAGGCGAGAGCGCCTTTGTACATTGCTTATATCAAAATGGACTTTTAGAGGATGAAGTGAGGATAATACATACCAGACATGGCCTCAAACAGGCAAGCTTTTTGGTATTGCTAAGACTTATTTCACATGTCCGCAATAATGCCTGCCATATCTTCTCTTGAAACAACCCGATCCTCAACATACATGCCAAGCATTTCTGACCACTGATCCACAAGCAAGGAGGCGAGCAAATGTTTACAGCACGGTGGTGTATTTCCTTCAGGTCCCGTGCTCGTGCCCCCATAAGACCATGACCCTTCTTCAGAATGCATTTGCTGACCTTCATCTGTCATCGATATATGATGACTGGGAAAAGCATCAAATGTGAAGCTTGCACATGAACAATTCCATGCGTTGAGATGGACGATGTAGCGTTTGGAGGATAGATTGACGTCGCGAGGGCGCCGTGAGATTGTCGTAGCGAGTGAACGGACAAGAAATACGTCGTTCTTCATCGTGTCTAAAGAGCTGTCGTGATGGAGTTCCTGACTGCGCACCAACCTCACGACGAGTCTCCGATCAAGGAGATCTAGAGCTGGAAGCAAAAGGTTTGGAAACAATACGTGAAGGGTCAGGAGCAGAGGCCGTTGGGACGGAGAGACTGCTTGGAGTGGTGAAAGTGTGAGCGATTGGGTAGCTCGAGACGGCTGTGTAGATGAAAAGTTATCTGAAGTTAATGGCGTGATAGCCGAGATGGAGCATATGAGAGCTGTAATTAATTCGCGATGggaaggaagaggctccATTGCCGTGAATTCAATGTCGGGTTTGCATGGTCCGATGGTtgtaaaagaaagaaattagGCATTTTAGATACCCGTCTCCACGTTGATATGGATGGAAGGTGACGATGCTGGTGATccaaagtttttttttttttttttaaagaaaactGCCTCTTCCCAATTACCAGAAGACCAAAATTTCTGCCGAAAGACATGTATTCATGGTTTATTTAAATTGTTTTGATTTTTTGTAGCGTCTTAGTAGGCGCAACTGCTGTTTGGTTTTTGTAGTCTACACCACCATGGGTGTCCCCATCTCATCTATGATCCTCACATACCTATGATACACTAAATAATCGCTCTACCTCGTGCTTCAACATACATCTgcttctgttttctttttctttttcttttttttaaatttagaCAAGCATCTCAGACCCACTCCTTGGGGTCTCTGAGGACATCTACAAGGCGCTGCTCCCTGCTCTTTGGCTCGGGTTCATGCATATACTTCCAGCCAGCAGTCAACGGCAAACTCATGAGAATACTCTCAACCCTTGAGCCGGGTGTGTTGAGACCGAATGCTGTACCACGATCGTGAACAAGGTTGAACTCAACGTACTTGCCACGACGAAGCTGCTGCCAGTCTTTCTCTGCGTCCGTGTAAGGCATGTCCTTTCGCTTCTCAATGATGGGAATGTACGAGGGGAGGAATGCCTTGAGGCAGTCTTGGACAAATGAAAAGGTGTTCTCGCGGTCGCGCTCCGTCTCGTCCAAGTCATCAAAGAAGATACCGCCAATACCACGGGCCTCTCCGCGGTGCTTGTTGAAAAAATATTCATCACACCATTTCTTGAAACGGGGGTAGTATTCCTTGTCGTGGGCGTCGCAAGCGGTCTTGATTGTCTTGTGGAAGTGAATGGCGTCCTCGTCAAAGAGATATGAGGGTGTCAAATCGCAACCGCCGCCGAACCACCAAGCTTGAGATGTACCATCAGGGTTCGCCGTTTCGAAATATCGGTAGTTGAGATGCACAGTAGGGGCCATGGGGTTATAAGGGTGGAGAACCATGCTGAGTCCTGCGGCGAAGAAGTCGATTGATTCCATGTTGGGGTCCATGGTCTTGTGGTTTGCTCGCATCTTCTCAATGGCGGGCTTGGGAAGCGAGCCGTAAACAACACTCACACCAAGACCAGCCTTCTCGAAGACATTTCCCTCCTGAAGAACGCAGGTTGTGCCGCCTCCACCGTTAGGGCGCTCCCACTCGTCCTTGCGGAACTTCTTGCCGTCAACTCTCTCGAGCTCGGCAACGATCTGGGCTTGTTGCTCCCGAATAAACTTTTCCATACGCAGTCGCATGGGCGAGTCCTCGTTGACGCCCGACTCGCGCTTCTTCTGGGCATCACGGTCGGCGAGGGTTGAAGGATCGGCATTGATGGGTTCGATATCAGACTGAGAGTGTTATGTTCAGCAATAGGCTCTCCCACTGACTAGGGAGGGATTGGTACCATCTTGTAGGCTAAGGGGGCGGCGGCACCAAGGGCAATAGCAGCGAGCCACAGCGGGGAGTAGTTGGAGTAAGATGATCGAGAAGCTTTGGGACCAGCGGAACTAGACAGCCAGCGTCTCGTAGAAGCGAATTGAGTTCCTGAGAAGCGTATGGAAGGAAAAGCAAGATGCGCAGCAAGGCGCCGAGCTGGCTGTCTGGCAGCCATGACGATATTATATATTCGACCCGAGGATTCGGGAAGAGATGGTGGCAAAACAGGGCCACAAGGCcgagaacgagaacgagaCGGACAAGAAAGGAaacagaagagaaagagacgaCGATCAGGCGTTTCGGATGAGGCCACTTGAGGGATGAGGCCAGGGTCCGATAAAAGGAGGGTTTAGAACAACTGAGAACTCGGGCGATAGTCAGAATCGAATGTTCGGCAATTGGCTTGTCTCTACCTACGGAGGTCTTGGCTACCTGTCTAGTCGACTTCATAGAAGGGACGCGTCCAGTGTGGAGCAGAGAAGGACAACTCACGGCCGGTGCCGAGGGCGGTCAAAATCGACGCACCATTCGGGCGTACTAAAACCATTCCGCCATTGTAGCTCCGTTGCTGGATCCTACATAATGGCGAGAACTTCTGGATGCTCTTTGTATGGGAATCAGAAGCTATAAAGAGGCTTCTTTATAAACCAAGGATTATTTGTACTTTTAGTATGCAGCGGGGCACGTTGTCAGCGCATGTTTACCTATGTTCGCCTCGTAACGAACGAACTAACACAGAATGGTACATGTTTGAAATAGCATTGATGACTTTCTCCGGGCACTGACACGCAAAGTCAAACCGCTAGGTAGGCAGATGAGAAACTTTTACTGATATATATGGGGACATAATGATAAAACTTATTGCAGGTCAAAGGCAAAAGTATTATTGGACTTTGGAAGCTAAAACTATCAAAACCCACGGCAGGCTAGTGGGCAGTAGAAAAGTTAGCCTCCTAAGTCTGTCTTGGAGTATAGAAATAAGTATTCTAAAACTATAATCTATAAAGCATAAACTGGCCTATTAAGCTCGTCTCTTATACCTCTAGCTGTTGATTTTTCTGATACTAGGTACTTAGGCAGGATTGAATTTACACTATACAGTTTCACTTACAGAGGTAACCAACTTGATATAAATACTACCTGTTAAGTTTTCAAAGTATACGAAacaaattataattaaagtgtTTAGCAACCTTCATTAACTCGTTTCTTAAAAATGTGTGTTATGAGGAGAAGTTAGTCTGGATCATAAAACGCCGTGCACCAAGACGGCACCAAAATAGAAGAGAGAAGGGCCTGACAACCCATGTCGCTAGACATTGCGGGGAGATAATTGCTACAGGATGTTGATATGGAGAAGAGGTACAGAAAGTATGACTTTAATAGCTGCAGACAACTAGAACCACTTAGCGCTGCTAGTCCATCGGATCCGGACTATAGATTAACCCGTGAAGTCCTTGCCGTGTCGAGTTATCGACATTAAATAAACAAACTCGTCGATGAACTCTGGGTCCTTTTGAGGATTCCCTCGCAAACTCATTCTCGACCCTGTGACGATACAGTGCGACGTGACTTGCTGCTTCCCCGCCATTGTTGCCTCGCGGGACCTCTTGTGATTCACCGAGCACGACAGAGCTAAACCATTTGTAGCTTAGCCACCTAGCCCCGCGCGCATGTCCAGTCAACGTGAGTTGGGCTGGGTGCTGCTGCCACCTGCTAAGGTGCCATCTGCCCTGGGCTTCTGTTAATGCCCACTGTAACCCGCGTTGCTGCCTCTCAAGTCGAGACAAGTCAGGTCAAGTCTGCGCTGGCCGACCGCTCATCTGTAGGTGTATGCGCGTACTGTGTCTGTGTCACTGCCACCTTCTGTCACTCTATGCATTTCCTCACCTCACCTACTTATTCTGCCTGACGCAAGCAAACCGTAACCtagttctttttcttatttccAACCCGTCATCATCTCCCTCTTCTCCCCCTTCTTCCCTTTCCCCCCAACCACAACTTTCTAACTATTTCGCTGCCTGAACCCAACAGTCATCGCGACACTTGAATTCCACCACTCTTCACAACACACTTACCGCCTCCACAACAATAACCACCACCGTCAACATGCGCAGCAAATTCAAGGACGAGCACCCTTTCGAGAAGCGcaaggctgaggctgagCGCATCCGACAGAAATACGCTGACCGTATTCCGGTATGTAATTTTTACAAATAACGTCTTCTCTGCTTTGTGGGTGGAACAGCCGCTTTACTCAACGACAATGACACTGGGGGGTTCCGGCCCAGTTACCGACCGCCttctctcttcatctttcCTTCACCCGACAATCTGCTTACATATTGACAATAGGTTATCTGCGAGAAGGTCGAGAAGAGCGATATCGCGACcatcgacaagaagaagtaCCTAGTCCCTGCCGATCTGACCGTCGGCCAGTTCGTCTACGTCATTCGCAAGCGAATCAAGCTGTCCCCCGAGAAGgctatcttcatcttcgtcgaCGAGGTTCTTCCCCCAACAGCTGCCCTGATGAGCAGCATTTACGAAGAGCACAAGGATGAGGACGGGTACGTTCCCCAACAGGCATGGAGTAAAGGCGAATTACTAACATGATCACTTGCAGCTTCCTATACATCACCTACTCCGGCGAGAACACCTTTGGCGAAGCGTAAGGCCGATGATGCAGGATCGGTTCTATCTTCCAAGTCGGGAATGACGAAGGCGTTACGGTCGTATTTTGGGTGAATGTTTTGATGGTCACTTGTCATGTTTTTATCAACTTCCTGTGTCCAGTCACGGGACTCGAATAGAGTGCTTATTGCTCATTATGGTAACAATACATCTTCAGCGTTTGTCACATTAGGCAGCAACGACATATTGTTACCACCAAACAATGTGAGAATATCTGACCCTTTATGTGATTTCTGATTTACACTTTGCGCTGTTAGTTCAAAAACACAAGAAGGCAGCAACTGTGTAGCATCAGATAATGAGTAATCAAATTGAACTTCTATGGGGATTAGTTGCCAAGACTGTCAAAAGCATCACCCGATCAGCTCAAATATATCAGTGAGCGCTAGCACGCCATGTCCCTGACCGGCTGTGTCAGATTGTGAATGTAAGGATGATCAGAACTGGTTACAAATGACAGGGTTGCCACTGATAAGGGAACATGTGCCACTTCCATTGAATGAGGAATCGTGTCCAGTTATAGCTATCCCTTTTCGcaaagggaaagaaaagaaagaaagaaaggaaagagagagaaagaaaaccGCTCAGAAAAGTCTACACAAGTCTCCAGAACTCAAATGATTTTCGTTGATGCATACGAGTTGAGGTCGGAGCTACTTTACGCCATTTCTTTCTGGAACGCCATGACACTGTAGCGAAAGGACCCATTGGCGTATCCCCGTCTCATTGCGCGAAATGACTGTAAGAAGGCAATACCGTCACGGCCTTGAGTGAATGCGAACGCCCATAGAGATGGGTTCTGGACGAGGGACCAGGTGATATCCCTAAGAGACAAAGGTGTAAGGTCATTGCCAATGTTACTTTGGAAAGAAGCATATGAACGTACCATGTCTTTCGAACCTGTTGACTGATATCTTTCGGCTCGGCAAACACCTGAAGCCCAGCCTGTTTTGCTAAATCAAGGTATCCCTGCTGGGTAAAGAGGGGTGGGAGAAGCATACCATCTGTTTTCTACTTAAGCTTGGGAATACGAATATTTTGCACAGAACCTTACCTTCAATGGGCTTGATATCGTTGGTGAATGTTGTGTCGTCCAAGCCCTCGGCCTTGAACCAGTCGGCCAATACCAGCTTCCCTCCAGGCTTGAGGACTTTCATCACGTTCTCAAAGAACAGCGCTTTGTTCGGGAAATGACTGAGAGCCTCACTTATCCACACTGCGTCGAATGAGCCTTGTTGATTACTGAAGAAATCGTCCATTTTTTCGGCATCAAGCTCGAGAAACTTGACTTTGCCGTCACCGAGCTCAACGAAGCCGTGATCTTCTGATACATCGGAACGTGAAGGCCCATCTTCCACAGCGGCCTTGGTCAAGCGGTTGGCTATCTCAACTTGTTTTGTGGAGATGGTGATTCCAGTAACAAAGCTACCATGCTTGGATGCGAGATAGCGAGAAGTGCCACCGATACCACATCCAACGTCTAGAACCGAGCTTTTGGGGAGAACTTTTGATATGTCGAGAAGCAACTGAATGAGGTTTGTCTGCGCTTCCTCTTTTGTTTGTGTGGCTTCGGATTCCTTTGTTGGCCAGTATCCGTGATGGATGTGTTCGCCCCTAGTAAGAGTAAGCAAATCAGCAGCGTGATTGATAGAGACAACTTTGTGAATTGCACCAAGCTCCGGACGCACCATAAACTCAGATAGTAGTCACTAGCAAGGTCATAGTGTAGTTTAATCCTGTCTTTGAGGACTTGCATAGTTGAGTGAGCAAGGCCGAGTGGGGTGTCATATTGCTTGCTCAACTCGGTAGCTTGCTCTTCAGAAACTGCGGCCGCCATGGTTTCAACTATGGGTGTCTAGGCAGTTGAAAGTAGCGGTATACGGATACAATGAAGCAAGACCCTACGGTTGGTGTCTGTGAACGAAGCGATGCGATGGTGTTGACGTGACTTCCCAACTTTAACCCGCTGACAGTGTTCTTATTACCCCGCTGTTCCAATTACGCATTGGTGACTACAGGGTGACACAATTGGTACCAAATTCTAGATAAGGCGCTATGTAGTAAAAGACAAACGTGATTATGAGTACAGATGAAGACGCTGGTTTTCGTATACCGGCAGTTCCTTTGGTCATAGGAGATCTTGATGAATCCCTTCTTTGCAAAAGGTAGTGAATTCTACGAGGCTTCCTCGAGGCTCCACGACGAATATTCATAGACAATAAATTACTAAACAAATGATTTTCCCCAAACAAAGAGTATCAGGTCCCTCAGCCCTCTCCTTGGTAGGCCGATCGCTATTTACGATTGCCAATCTTGCCCATCACACTATTATTTGTATGACAACGGCATTCCCCCCCGCTAAACTGACAAACAGCAAATAGTTAAAGATGCTGCTCTTAAAGATCGAGATTTCGCTTCGCCGAATGAAGACCGTTATTTTAAGCTCTCCTAAGATGGTTGGGTTTCGCTGGGCCTTCCGTTACCAGTGGGCTCTGTTTCACTACGCGCCAAGATAGCTGCCAGCGGCTGTAGCCGCAGCCAATCGTTTTACACAAGAACAACCCATATCGCGACCAACTTTCCGACGGGTCGATACACAAGGCGCTTCGTAAAATTGTATACTCGGCTGACCTATTTTCGAGCTGAGTCGTCGCTTGGATAGTTTCCCTTCTTCTCGTTATACCTTTATTACATACATGCAGTCTACTGTATCTcttggtaggtaggtaggtagctttGCCTACATCATGAGCTGAAAAGTACCTAAGGAGTAACTCCCCCTCTATATGACATCATAGCACCCAGCCCGCCTCTTCCACGGTCAAATGCCAAAACACCTTCACAACTCATTGTCTCTTCTCACCGCTGACCAAGTTTCAGAATATGCATGGCGATGATCAGCAACATATTCAGTCAACCCGTGGCTTGGGTATTTTTTAATCAGCCTTTCTAGAAAATCCTGTTTCAATCACAACTCATCAGTGGCGATTTCTTTGGACGAGATCAGCGTTTACCAACCACGTGGACCCCTGTCATGGAGGGGTCCTAAACAGAGACCCTTTGACCATCTTTGGAAAGCTATCCACCAGGGTCCAGGGGCAGTAATGTTAGAGCGACCCTTTTCAGGATTTGATTGGTTGTTAACCCTGGCCTTGCTCATCACCTCAACTACAGCATCCTGGTTGGCAACTCAAAAAAATGTTCACCATCACAGCCTGTTCAGGACGATCATAGAATCATCCTTGGAAGGCCCTGCTTTTCTCAGTGACCTACACAATGGGTCTCTACGGCGCAGTCCACCGAATAGCCAGAAGATTAGAATCAGCCAAGATCTTTGCCTCTGTTTTGATCAAGCCTAGCACTTGAGCTACCAGGGCTTCACGAGAATTGACTTGCAATGGCGTCACCCGCCCGGACAACCAAGATGCGTTGTCTTCCTATCAGATAAATCCCCATGCTCCTCGTCTCTGACTGATGCTGAGGTTTGGAGCGCTGGGCACCATTCCTCTCTGTCGCTCCACGGCGTTCCCCTTGCCTTCTGAGTGAGTCACTATATATCCATACATCAACTCGCACACACCCCATTCACTTGGTGGCTGTTGTCGTTGATGCTGTGGTATTGCAAATCATCCTGCTCATTGTGCAAGTCCTTTTTGTCTCTGATCTAGACTACCTAGTCTGGAGCGACTTTGGTATAACAACCCAAGCTTGATGCGGCTGGGCCACTTAAGCGACAAGTCAAACAACCTCGTATAGACAACCCAGCGCAAACACAAACGCAAGGCAAGCCTCAGCTTTGATTCAATTATAAACGCCATCTAACCTACCGTTAAGACTACTCTTCACTCTTGGCCCAGTCTCGGAATTGCTTGTTCAAGACTTTCCAAACATT
This Fusarium poae strain DAOMC 252244 chromosome 3, whole genome shotgun sequence DNA region includes the following protein-coding sequences:
- the RPN8 gene encoding proteasome regulatory particle subunit (MEROPS:MER0030134~BUSCO:39361at5125) — protein: MPTTTAETLSLVTRNVTVAPLVLLSAVDHYNRTVSTKTKRRVVGVLLGQNDGNDVRVSNSFAVPFEEDDKDPSVWFLDHNYVESMNDMFKKVNAREKLIGWYHTGPKLRASDLEINELFKRYTPNPLLVIVDVQPKESGVPTDAYFAVDEIKDDGTTTARTFVHTPSVIEAEEAEEIGVEHLLRDIRDVAAGTLSTRVTNQLQSLQGLHLRLRDIGAYLQKVLDKQLPVNHAILGNLQDVFNLLPNLSTPDRDGKSGGGELAYAMSVKTNDQLMAIYLSSLIRAITAFHDLIENKIQNRQQQEEKEAKKEEINNKDEKKEGTNGASTQAKEGGDKDKENKETKK
- a CDS encoding hypothetical protein (TransMembrane:1 (n10-21c26/27o50-67i)~BUSCO:22157at5125); translated protein: MAARQPARRLAAHLAFPSIRFSGTQFASTRRWLSSSAGPKASRSSYSNYSPLWLAAIALGAAAPLAYKMSDIEPINADPSTLADRDAQKKRESGVNEDSPMRLRMEKFIREQQAQIVAELERVDGKKFRKDEWERPNGGGGTTCVLQEGNVFEKAGLGVSVVYGSLPKPAIEKMRANHKTMDPNMESIDFFAAGLSMVLHPYNPMAPTVHLNYRYFETANPDGTSQAWWFGGGCDLTPSYLFDEDAIHFHKTIKTACDAHDKEYYPRFKKWCDEYFFNKHRGEARGIGGIFFDDLDETERDRENTFSFVQDCLKAFLPSYIPIIEKRKDMPYTDAEKDWQQLRRGKYVEFNLVHDRGTAFGLNTPGSRVESILMSLPLTAGWKYMHEPEPKSREQRLVDVLRDPKEWV
- the ATG8 gene encoding ubiquitin-like protein atg8 (BUSCO:56221at5125) — translated: MRSKFKDEHPFEKRKAEAERIRQKYADRIPVICEKVEKSDIATIDKKKYLVPADLTVGQFVYVIRKRIKLSPEKAIFIFVDEVLPPTAALMSSIYEEHKDEDGFLYITYSGENTFGEA